The DNA window ACAAGGTCTCCACCTGCACGCATACCGGTCATACCGGATGCGGATACGTGTGCTATCGGCATACCCACTGGGTCGCCGACTCCTACCTATATGCCGTCTACTCCGGCTACCTCGACCATTGCTTTACTGCACCTGGTAACCGCATCAACAGGTGGTGTCTCGAACATTGGAATGCCACCGACACCCATACCCATGTTTACATGGCAGGGAATTGGTGTTGATTCGACTGCTGACTTGATGAATGTGACAGCTCTTGCAAGGTTCCATGAAGTACTGTGACCGGTGCTGGCGTTACAGACAGGACCGTAAAGGTTTGCTCCTGCTTTTGCTACAAGTGGTCCCTGCTCATGCGGCCAGAGACCTGCAAGTGTTGTTCCGTCGTATTCAAATTCTCCATGCATACCAAGGACCGATTCTGAAGCCATGCCTGCTTCGATATACATGTTCGGGAATCTCTTCCTGAGGGCTTCTATTGCCTGGACTGATGCGTAAAAGTCACCGTCTCCGGCTGCACCGATAGTATCAAAGTTTACACCGTCTGCAGCAGACTTGTAAAGTTTATCTACTGTCCAGACCATGTCATTAGTAAGCTCATCAGCAGCACCTTCTATCTCTTCTTTGGCTTCCTGGAGCTTGAATTCCCTCATCAGATCGGATGGGTTCTTGAACGGACCGTCCGGCTGATAGTAAAGACCCATGTTTGGCATTGCACCATACATCAGAGGAACGGTCATGTTCTGCTGGCAGACTTCCATGGTCTGGCATTCCTGTGAAACCACTGGTTTTACAGGTTTGAAACTGTAGTCGATGTGACCAAGTTCCATGGTATCGGTACCGAAAGCACGCTCGTGAGTCATGACACCGGTCAATCTGCTTGCAGGTATTCCGGTACCGCTGTTACCCTGGTCACCATCGATTCTTAAAGTACCGATATCATGGGTCACAGGTACTTCGTTACCGGCATCGACACTCACCATCTTTTGGGGAGACATCAGGATGTCTGCGATTTTTTCTTTGTCATCATCGCTGAGTGCTGGTATACCACCGAGTTCAGCAGCATCATTTGTACCTGCTTCGATATCTTCCATTATCCTGTCTTTGGAATGGTATTCTGTGGTAGAATCTCCCATCCTTATTCTGTAGCCATTTGCCATTGTTTACAATCCCCCTATCAGTTTATTTGGATGCACCGAGTTTTTCTTTGGTCTTGTTTACTGCTATGCTTGCGTTTTCTGCGTAGATGTCGGCACCTATCTTGTCAGCCCATGCCTGGGTTGCTGGTGCCCCACCTACCATGACAACGGTATCGTCTCTCATTCCAGCTTCTTTGAGAAGCTCGATGATGTCCTTCTGACCCTGAAGTGTTGTGGTCATGAGTGCAGAGATTCCGACTACATCAGCGTTGTGTTCTTTTATCTTGTCAATAAAGTCCTGTGCAGGAACATCCCTTCCGATGTCATAGACTTCAAATCCGGATGCCTGAAGCATTGTGGACACAATAGATTTGCCGATGTCGTGTACATCTCCTTCTACTGTACCATTGATAACTACACCAAGTGGTTTGCCTCTGGATTCCTGAGGCATGTCCTCTTCGAGTGTTTTGACTGCGTCTGTCATGGCTTCAGCAGCCATCATCACATGCGGTAAGAACAGTTTACCTCTCTCAAACTTCATACCGACTTCGTTCATCCCGGCTGCAAGACCGTTTTCGATGATGTCTGATGCTTCGAGATCGCCTCTTGCTTTGTTTACTGCTTCCAGTACATTATCCTTCTTGCAGGATATTATAGCATCTGATATTTCTTTTAATAGTTCTTCTCTCTCTGCCATAAAAATCTCCTTTTTTAAACTTTTTTGTAGTATATATAAAATCGGGGTTAGTTAATAATAGGTATTGATTAAATCAACACCTTGTAAACATGAAATTATTTTTTTTATAAAAAGATATGGGAAAGAAGAGAATTTTGATAGTAATATCAAAATTCTCTATACAAATATTGATGTTAGAGGCGCTTCGCAAAGACTCTTGCCTGCCACAATGCAATTCCTGCCATTATTAAAATCACTAACATCCATGTATACTCTGGGAAGGGGAATACTCCATTTTCAAAGTTGCTTATTAATATTTCCCATTGTGTTGCCATTCAAATCTCTCCTGCTTCTCTTTTCTT is part of the Methanohalobium evestigatum Z-7303 genome and encodes:
- the mtbC gene encoding dimethylamine corrinoid protein MtbC; the protein is MAEREELLKEISDAIISCKKDNVLEAVNKARGDLEASDIIENGLAAGMNEVGMKFERGKLFLPHVMMAAEAMTDAVKTLEEDMPQESRGKPLGVVINGTVEGDVHDIGKSIVSTMLQASGFEVYDIGRDVPAQDFIDKIKEHNADVVGISALMTTTLQGQKDIIELLKEAGMRDDTVVMVGGAPATQAWADKIGADIYAENASIAVNKTKEKLGASK